A DNA window from Hevea brasiliensis isolate MT/VB/25A 57/8 chromosome 2, ASM3005281v1, whole genome shotgun sequence contains the following coding sequences:
- the LOC110661484 gene encoding receptor-like serine/threonine-protein kinase ALE2 isoform X2, with protein MAVLAVPNTIGAQVSRKVCSLLLHLLFVSCYVILTTNANLVDDRHFKELIVPPSRVPAAAPAILDLPLPANLPLFHKLRRKHLSPVGASSAVVAPAAPLNYGPLITSIHPPTSSHLSKTSMKKNALVPPTVGLIEIAPTQSNTSANASGLAQPPLSPHFSDCCKPDMVLKQGSHNCHCVYPIKLDFLLLNVSQNPNWDRFLQELASQLDLLVSQIELINFYVLSLSRLNISMDITPHTGISFSASDVSSINSSLALHKVHFDSTLVGDYRLLNLTWFEPPSPSQAPIVASSPVEAPAHQSATSTLPSDPGRGKHSNLFLILSIGVGIVIIAIISMLIICSCAIREGKPKGSPEGTVKPRTVDAVPAGGSLPHPSSTRFLAYEELKEATNNFESASILGEGGFGRVFKGVLNDGTAVAIKRLTSGGQQGNKEFLAEVEMLSRLHHRNLVKLVGYYSSRDSSQNLLCYELIPNGSLEAWLHGPLGVNCPLDWDTRMKIALDAARGLAYLHEDSQPCVIHRDFKASNILLENNFHAKVADFGLAKPAPEGRTNYLSTRVMGTFGYVAPEYAMTGYLLVKSDVYSYGVVLLELLTGRKPVDMSQPSGQENLVTWVSRPGQFSETKIG; from the exons ATGGCGGTGCTTGCAGTCCCAAATACCATTG GTGCACAAGTATCAAGAAAAGTCTGCAGTCTGTTGCTGCATCTTTTGTTTGTTTCTTGTTATGTGATTCTCACTACCAATGCCAATTTGGTTGATGATCGACACTTCAAAGAACTGATAGTACCTCCAAGTAGAGTACCTGCCGCTGCACCTGCCATTCTTGATCTGCCTCTGCCAGCCAACCTTCCACTGTTTCATAAACTGCGAAGAAAACATTTATCACCAGTTGGTGCATCATCGGCTGTGGTAGCACCAGCCGCACCTCTTAATTATGGTCCATTAATAACTTCTATTCACCCGCCTACCAGTTCACATTTGTCAAAAACATCAATGAAGAAGAATGCTTTAGTGCCTCCCACTGTTGGATTGATAGAAATTGCACCAACACAATCCAACACTAGTGCAAATGCTTCTGGTTTAGCTCAGCCGCCATTATCTCCTCATTTCTCTG ATTGTTGCAAACCTGACATGGTGTTGAAACAAGGGAGTCATAATTGCCATTGTGTGTATCCCATAAAGCTTGACTTTCTCCTTTTGAATGTCTCACAAAATCCTAACTGGGACAGATTTCTGCAAGAGTTAGCTTCCCAGCTTGATTTGCTAGTTTCTCAAATTGAGCTTATCAACTTTTATGTACTCAGCttatcaagattaaatatttcaATGGATATTACTCCTCATACGGGAATCAGCTTCTCTGCCAGTGATGTGTCTTCAATAAATTCTTCGCTTGCATTACATAAGGTTCATTTTGACTCCACCCTTGTGGGTGATTACAGACTCCTCAATCTTACCTGGTTTGAACCTCCATCACCTTCCCAAG CTCCTATTGTTGCTTCATCACCTGTGGAAGCACCAGCACATCAATCTGCAACTTCCACACTACCCAGTGATCCAGGCAGAGGCAAACATTCAAATCTATTTCTTATACTCAGTATTGGTGTTGGCATCGTGATTATTGCTATAATATCTATGCTTATAATTTGTTCATGCGCAATTCGTGAAGGGAAGCCTAAAGGATCTCCTGAAGGAACTG TGAAGCCAAGGACTGTGGATGCAGTTCCAGCAGGAGGATCTCTGCCACATCCTAGCAGTACACGGTTTCTAGCCTATGAAGAACTTAAAGAAGCAACAAACAACTTTGAATCTGCAAGCATACTTGGAGAGGGTGGGTTTGGTAGAGTTTTCAAGGGTGTCTTAAATGACGGTACAGCTGTAGCAATTAAGAGGCTTACCAGCGGAGGACAACAAGGCAATAAAGAATTTCTTGCTGAGGTTGAGATGCTTAGCAGGTTGCATCACCGCAATCTTGTGAAGCTTGTGGGTTACTATAGTAGTCGTGACTCTTCGCAAAATCTACTGTGTTATGAACTCATTCCAAATGGAAGCTTAGAGGCCTGGCTACATG GTCCTCTGGGTGTAAATTGTCCTTTGGACTGGGACACCAGAATGAAAATCGCACTTGATGCTGCAAGAGGTCTTGCATACCTGCATGAGGACTCACAACCATGTGTTATCCACAGAGACTTCAAGGCGTCCAATATATTGCttgagaacaactttcatgctaaAGTAGCTGATTTTGGACTTGCCAAACCGGCACCTGAAGGCAGAACAAATTACCTTTCCACTCGTGTCATGGGCACATTTGG GTATGTAGCCCCTGAGTATGCTATGACTGGATATCTACTAGTAAAAAGCGATGTTTATAGCTATGGAGTTGTCCTCCTTGAGTTGCTGACCGGAAGGAAACCTGTGGACATGTCACAACCATCTGGGCAGGAAAACCTCGTCACTTGGGTTAGCAGGC CAGGCCAATTCTCAGAGACAAAGATAGGCTAG
- the LOC110661483 gene encoding ATP-dependent Clp protease proteolytic subunit 5, chloroplastic, translated as MARLLVSSSASSLRFSSFVFSPNPSTTLDSQKSSLPFEPLHSRKLRKLSRSSSSSSRKNFQLSSAKAVYSGEFWAPEKSSRRGIWSIRDDLEIPSSPYFPANANGQGQAQGPPPMVHERFQSVISQLFQYRIIRCGGAVDDDMANIIVAQLLYLDAVDPNKDIIMYVNSPGGSVTAGMAIFDTMRHIRPDVSTVCVGLAASMGAFLLSAGTKGKRYSLPNSRIMIHQPLGGAQGGQSDIDIQANEMLHHKANLNGYLAYHTGQSLEKINQDTDRDYFMSAKEATDYGLVDGVITNPLKALQPLAAAADQQ; from the exons ATGGCACGCTTATTGGTCTCCTCCTCGGCCTCCTCTCTAAGATTCAGTTCCTTCGTCTTCTCTCCAAACCCTAGCACCACTCTTGATTCTCAGAAGTCTTCTCTCCCCTTCGAGCCACTTCATTCCAG AAAATTGAGAAAGTTAAGTAGAAGTAGTAGTAGTAGCAGTAGAAAGAATTTTCAGCTGTCTTCAGCAAAGGCTGTTTACTCTGGTGAGTTTTGGGCACCTGAGAAAAGTTCTCGACGAGGGATCTGGTCAATAAG GGATGATTTGGAAATCCCATCATCACCTTACTTCCCTGCAAACGCTAACGGGCAAGGTCAAGCACAAGGGCCACCTCCAATGGTGCATGAGAGATTCCAGAGTGTTATTAGTCAGCTTTTTCAATAC AGAATTATACGCTGTGGTGGAGCTGTTGATGATGACATGGCAAACATTATTGTTGCTCAGCTTCTCTACCTTGATGCAGTTGATCCTAATAAG GACATTATAATGTACGTAAATTCTCCAGGAGGATCAGTTACAGCTG GCATGGCGATATTTGACACAATGAGGCATATCCGACCTGATGTATCCACTGTCTGTGTAGGATTGGCAGCTAG TATGGGAGCTTTCCTGCTTAGTGCTGGGACAAAAG GGAAAAGATACAGCTTGCCAAACTCAAGGATAATGATCCATCAGCCTCTTGGTGGAGCTCAAGGTGGGCAATCTGACATAGATATCCAG GCAAATGAAATGCTGCATCATAAGGCAAACCTAAATGGGTATCTCGCCTACCACACTGGTCAAAGTCTTGAGAAGATCAACCAGGATACGGATCGTGATTACTTCATGAGCGCAAAAGAAGCCACGGACTATGGGCTTGTTGATGGTGTCATCACAAATCCTCTCAAGGCCCTTCAGCCACTGGCTGCTGCAGCAGATCAACAATGA
- the LOC110661447 gene encoding pectinesterase inhibitor 10-like — MMEINKFILLLLLIYSSLISSFADGQGAAPAPSPVISTISSSPEQSPSPAASTPSDSPSSLFSSSLFAPSDDSKSTDAPAEAPLPPTTATSQLPKEAAGDSSKGLPLLFPILKPLSAAGPVVKKICDSTDHPTECLASVIPFHKGESDPVSVLKMEMQALREGLKKAIAKATAMNDDPSVSIDLKSCLDTCLETYDSALYDLDDAFESIAAHDMARLKTVLSASVTDIGTCEEAFSEEGNGEDSPMKDFDDELTKIASNNLAIATALLR; from the coding sequence atgaTGGAGATCAACAAGTTCAtcctccttctcctcctcatctaCTCTTCTCTTATCTCATCCTTTGCAGACGGCCAAGGTGCTGCTCCTGCTCCATCTCCAGTGATCTCTACAATATCCTCGTCCCCTGAGCAATCCCCATCTCCCGCTGCCTCCACACCATCCGATTCTCCATCATCCTTGTTTTCTTCATCTTTGTTTGCACCTTCTGATGATTCAAAATCCACAGATGCCCCCGCTGAAGCCCCATTGCCTCCGACCACTGCTACAAGTCAGCTCCCAAAGGAGGCTGCAGGTGATTCTTCAAAAGGCTTGCCCTTGCTATTTCCAATCCTTAAACCATTGTCTGCAGCCGGTCCTGTCGTGAAGAAGATATGTGACTCAACCGATCACCCAACGGAATGTCTTGCCTCCGTCATTCCTTTCCATAAAGGAGAATCCGATCCCGTTTCGGTCCTGAAAATGGAAATGCAAGCTCTCCGTGAAGGTTTGAAAAAAGCCATCGCCAAGGCCACAGCAATGAACGATGATCCGTCTGTGTCAATTGACCTTAAAAGTTGCCTAGACACATGTCTTGAGACATATGACAGTGCACTTTACGACCTCGACGATGCCTTTGAATCTATCGCCGCTCATGACATGGCGAGGCTTAAAACCGTCCTTAGCGCCTCTGTAACAGATATTGGAACTTGCGAGGAAGCATTCTCTGAGGAAGGCAATGGAGAAGATTCCCCAATGAAGGATTTTGACGATGAGTTGACGAAGATAGCTAGCAACAACTTGGCCATTGCTACTGCATTGCTCCGCTAG
- the LOC110661482 gene encoding uncharacterized protein LOC110661482, which translates to MEEFGLARFDSIGSAVRKKRSQTSRRPKPDAQLAIESCDHSPSSTTPPSDDVSKASSDENVDTNSRRKEFNLNLCMSRVSSATEVEGEKSHMRNKESGGFNAFYRNDTGRSAFNNKRSSEGVLAPANWKNTSKVKESFDSESRMANIYSGRNGESQSSEHSGVILDALVNDNKVKKVKLKVGGVTHTIHANSPTDGASSAKNSRCSQTSRSQQKQNFQGNLVEEHSNLDKRTGLQGVPWKGLSAGGFCLGKDSTFMGKLKNTSGKQGERAEPVRKSKRVPKRRVLDGEIGEDYEDDEIRYLEKLRTPKIAGEYKDNEEFSKKQRKLSSMDKMGASKLVKDGKKKCTLDRASEDTDYEEEDDLASEGEHEGNTKKKQKKESIDTLMDGKREMTLTTRQRALQSSKDGSTPGANLIEFPNGLPPAAPRKQKEKLSEVEQQLKKAEAAQRRRMQVEKAARESEAEAIRKILGQDSSRKKREDKIKKRQEELAQEKAANALMLASNTIRWVMGPTGTVVTFPKEMGFPSIFDSKACSYPPPREKCAGPSCTNPYKYRDSKSKLPLCSLQCYKAIQEQMQTEASC; encoded by the exons ATGGAAGAGTTTGGTCTTGCTCGGTTTGATAGCATTGGAAGTGCTGTAAGAAAGAAAAGGAGTCAAACATCTCGTAGGCCTAAGCCTGATGCTCAGCTAGCAATTGAAAGCTGTGATCATTCACCCTCATCAACCACACCACCTTCAGATGATGTGAGCAAGGCATCTAGTGATGAGAATGTTGATACTAATTCTAGGAGGAAAGAGTTCAATCTTAATCTATGTATGTCCAGGGTTTCTTCTGCTACTGAAGTCGAAGGTGAAAAGTCCCATATGAGGAATAAGGAGAGCGGAGGATTCAATGCATTTTACCGTAATGATACAGGACGAAGTGCATTTAACAATAAGCGCTCTAGTGAAGGTGTCCTTGCTCCTGCTAATTGGAAAAACACAAGCAAGGTGAAGGAATCCTTTGACTCGGAGTCAAGAATGGCAAATATTTATAGTGGAAGGAATGGTGAAAGCCAGAGTTCAGAGCATTCAGGTGTTATTTTAGATGCATTAGTTAATGACAACAAAGTTAAAAAAGTTAAGCTCAAGGTCGGTGGTGTCACACACACAATTCATGCCAACTCGCCGACTGATGGTGCATCTTCTGCTAAGAACTCTCGATGTTCACAAACTTCCAGATCTCAgcagaaacaaaattttcag GGGAATTTAGTGGAAGAGCATTCCAATTTAGATAAGAGGACTGGTTTGCAAGGAGTGCCCTGGAAAGGTCTTTCTGCAGGTGGTTTTTGTCTTGGGAAAGACAGTACTTTTATGGGAAAGTTGAAGAATACCTCAGGAAAGCAAGGGGAGAGAGCTGAACCAGTTCGTAAGAGCAAGCGGGTCCCCAAGAGGCGTGTATTGGATGGAGAAATTGGTGAAGACTATGAGGATGATGAGATTCGTTACCTGGAGAAACTGAGAACTCCAAAGATTGCTGGAGAATATAAAGATAACGAAGAATTCAGCAAGAAACAGCGAAAGCTGTCTAGCATGGACAAAATGGGTGCTTCAAAGTTGGTGAAGGATGGGAAGAAGAAGTGCACATTAGACAGAGCATCAGAGGACACAGattatgaggaagaagatgatctggCCTCTGAGGGTGAGCATGAAGGTAATACGAAGAAGAAGCAGAAAAAGGAATCTATTGATACATTGATGGATGGTAAGAGGGAGATGACTCTAACCACACGCCAGCGGGCCCTTCAGTCAAGCAAAGATGGCTCTACACCTGGTGCCAACTTAATTGAGTTTCCAAATGGATTACCACCTGCAGCACCAAGAA AGCAAAAGGAGAAACTTTCTGAAGTGGAGCAGCAACTAAAGAAAGCTGAGGCTGCTCAGAGACGTAGAATGCAAGTTGAGAAGGCTGCaagggaatctgag GCTGAGGCTATTAGAAAGATACTTGGTCAAGATTCCAGCAGGAAGAAGCGAGAAGACAAAATAAAGAAGCGCCAGGAAGAATTAGCACAG GAGAAGGCTGCTAATGCGTTGATGCTTGCATCAAACACTATCAGATGGGTCATGGGCCCAACTGGGACTGTCGTAACATTCCCCAAGGAGATGGGTTTCCCTAGTATTTTTGACTCTAAAGCTTGCAG CTATCCTCCTCCACGGGAGAAGTGTGCAGGCCCTTCCTGTACTAACCCTTACAAGTATAGAGATTCTAAGTCGAAGCTTCCGCTTTGCAGCCTACAATGCTACAAGGCGATTCAGGAACAGATGCAAACTGAAGCTAGCTGCTGA
- the LOC110661484 gene encoding proline-rich receptor-like protein kinase PERK3 isoform X1 gives MAVLAVPNTIGAQVSRKVCSLLLHLLFVSCYVILTTNANLVDDRHFKELIVPPSRVPAAAPAILDLPLPANLPLFHKLRRKHLSPVGASSAVVAPAAPLNYGPLITSIHPPTSSHLSKTSMKKNALVPPTVGLIEIAPTQSNTSANASGLAQPPLSPHFSDCCKPDMVLKQGSHNCHCVYPIKLDFLLLNVSQNPNWDRFLQELASQLDLLVSQIELINFYVLSLSRLNISMDITPHTGISFSASDVSSINSSLALHKVHFDSTLVGDYRLLNLTWFEPPSPSQAPIVASSPVEAPAHQSATSTLPSDPGRGKHSNLFLILSIGVGIVIIAIISMLIICSCAIREGKPKGSPEGTVKPRTVDAVPAGGSLPHPSSTRFLAYEELKEATNNFESASILGEGGFGRVFKGVLNDGTAVAIKRLTSGGQQGNKEFLAEVEMLSRLHHRNLVKLVGYYSSRDSSQNLLCYELIPNGSLEAWLHGPLGVNCPLDWDTRMKIALDAARGLAYLHEDSQPCVIHRDFKASNILLENNFHAKVADFGLAKPAPEGRTNYLSTRVMGTFGYVAPEYAMTGYLLVKSDVYSYGVVLLELLTGRKPVDMSQPSGQENLVTWARPILRDKDRLEELADPRLGNKYPKEDFVRVCTIAAACVAPESNQRPTMGEVVQSLKMVQRVTEYQDSMSASNTQPNMRQSSTTFESDGASSIFSSGPYSGLFDNDNISRTAAFSEDLHEGR, from the exons ATGGCGGTGCTTGCAGTCCCAAATACCATTG GTGCACAAGTATCAAGAAAAGTCTGCAGTCTGTTGCTGCATCTTTTGTTTGTTTCTTGTTATGTGATTCTCACTACCAATGCCAATTTGGTTGATGATCGACACTTCAAAGAACTGATAGTACCTCCAAGTAGAGTACCTGCCGCTGCACCTGCCATTCTTGATCTGCCTCTGCCAGCCAACCTTCCACTGTTTCATAAACTGCGAAGAAAACATTTATCACCAGTTGGTGCATCATCGGCTGTGGTAGCACCAGCCGCACCTCTTAATTATGGTCCATTAATAACTTCTATTCACCCGCCTACCAGTTCACATTTGTCAAAAACATCAATGAAGAAGAATGCTTTAGTGCCTCCCACTGTTGGATTGATAGAAATTGCACCAACACAATCCAACACTAGTGCAAATGCTTCTGGTTTAGCTCAGCCGCCATTATCTCCTCATTTCTCTG ATTGTTGCAAACCTGACATGGTGTTGAAACAAGGGAGTCATAATTGCCATTGTGTGTATCCCATAAAGCTTGACTTTCTCCTTTTGAATGTCTCACAAAATCCTAACTGGGACAGATTTCTGCAAGAGTTAGCTTCCCAGCTTGATTTGCTAGTTTCTCAAATTGAGCTTATCAACTTTTATGTACTCAGCttatcaagattaaatatttcaATGGATATTACTCCTCATACGGGAATCAGCTTCTCTGCCAGTGATGTGTCTTCAATAAATTCTTCGCTTGCATTACATAAGGTTCATTTTGACTCCACCCTTGTGGGTGATTACAGACTCCTCAATCTTACCTGGTTTGAACCTCCATCACCTTCCCAAG CTCCTATTGTTGCTTCATCACCTGTGGAAGCACCAGCACATCAATCTGCAACTTCCACACTACCCAGTGATCCAGGCAGAGGCAAACATTCAAATCTATTTCTTATACTCAGTATTGGTGTTGGCATCGTGATTATTGCTATAATATCTATGCTTATAATTTGTTCATGCGCAATTCGTGAAGGGAAGCCTAAAGGATCTCCTGAAGGAACTG TGAAGCCAAGGACTGTGGATGCAGTTCCAGCAGGAGGATCTCTGCCACATCCTAGCAGTACACGGTTTCTAGCCTATGAAGAACTTAAAGAAGCAACAAACAACTTTGAATCTGCAAGCATACTTGGAGAGGGTGGGTTTGGTAGAGTTTTCAAGGGTGTCTTAAATGACGGTACAGCTGTAGCAATTAAGAGGCTTACCAGCGGAGGACAACAAGGCAATAAAGAATTTCTTGCTGAGGTTGAGATGCTTAGCAGGTTGCATCACCGCAATCTTGTGAAGCTTGTGGGTTACTATAGTAGTCGTGACTCTTCGCAAAATCTACTGTGTTATGAACTCATTCCAAATGGAAGCTTAGAGGCCTGGCTACATG GTCCTCTGGGTGTAAATTGTCCTTTGGACTGGGACACCAGAATGAAAATCGCACTTGATGCTGCAAGAGGTCTTGCATACCTGCATGAGGACTCACAACCATGTGTTATCCACAGAGACTTCAAGGCGTCCAATATATTGCttgagaacaactttcatgctaaAGTAGCTGATTTTGGACTTGCCAAACCGGCACCTGAAGGCAGAACAAATTACCTTTCCACTCGTGTCATGGGCACATTTGG GTATGTAGCCCCTGAGTATGCTATGACTGGATATCTACTAGTAAAAAGCGATGTTTATAGCTATGGAGTTGTCCTCCTTGAGTTGCTGACCGGAAGGAAACCTGTGGACATGTCACAACCATCTGGGCAGGAAAACCTCGTCACTTGG GCCAGGCCAATTCTCAGAGACAAAGATAGGCTAGAAGAGCTTGCTGATCCAAGGCTTGGGAATAAATATCCAAAAGAAGATTTTGTGCGGGTTTGCACCATTGCAGCAGCTTGTGTCGCCCCTGAGTCAAACCAACGACCCACCATGGGTGAAGTGGTCCAGTCGCTTAAAATGGTGCAGCGTGTTACAGAATATCAGGATTCCATGTCAGCATCCAATACCCAGCCAAACATGAGACAGTCATCCACTACCTTCGAGTCTGATGGGGCATCTTCGATATTCTCCTCAGGTCCTTACTCTGGTCTATTTGATAATGACAACATCTCTCGAACAGCAGCTTTCTCTGAAGATCTTCATGAAGGACGATGA